A section of the Pleuronectes platessa chromosome 7, fPlePla1.1, whole genome shotgun sequence genome encodes:
- the tmem138 gene encoding transmembrane protein 138: MLQTGNYSLVLLIQLSLLAYDLFVNSFSELLRGEPVIQLVLFIIQDIAILFNVIIVLLMMFNTYVFQVGLVSLLLERFRALLIFSALYLTLSICFHCWVLNLRWLDSNRFVWTDGLQSLFVFQRTAAVLYYYLYKRTAEYMGDPRLYEDSLWLRDAFARARQ, encoded by the exons atgcTGCAGACTGGTAACTACTCCCTGGTGCTGCTGATCCAGCTCTCACTGTTGGCCTATGACCTCTTCGTCAACTCCTTCAGTGAACTTCTGAGGGGGGAGCCTGTCATCCAGCTCGTGCTCTTCAT AATCCAGGACATTGCCATCTTATTCAACGTGATCATCGTCCTGTTGATGATGTTCAACACCTACGTGTTCCAGGTCGGGCtggtgtctctgctgctggagaggtTCAGGGCTCTGCTGATATTCTCCGCCCTTTACCTGACCCTCAGCATCTGCTTCCACTGCTGGGTGTTG aATCTTAGATGGCTCGACTCAAACCGTTTTGTTTGGACCGATGGTCTTCaatctctttttgttttccagaGAACAG CGGCAGTGTTGTATTACTACTTGTACAAACGCACAGCCGAGTACATGGGGGACCCCCGGCTGTATGAGGACTCTCTCTGGCTGCGTGACGCCTTCGCCAGAGCCCGTCAGTGA
- the tmem258 gene encoding transmembrane protein 258, with protein MELEAMTRYTSPVNPAVFPHLTVVLLAIGMFFTAWFFVYEVTSTKYTRDVYKELLISLVASLFMGFGVLFLLLWVGIYV; from the exons ATG gaacTCGAGGCCATGACCAGATACACCAGCCCGGTGAACCCGGCTGTGTTCCCCCACCTCACCGTGGTTCTGCTGGCCATCGGCATGTTCTTCACCGCCTGGTTCTTCGT CTATGAAGTAACTTCAACAAAATACACCAGGGACGTCTACAAAGAGCTGCTGATCTCCCTCGTCGCGTCGCTCTTCATGGGCTTCGGTGTCTTGTTCTTGTTACTCTGGGTTGGCATCTATGTATGA
- the myrf gene encoding myelin regulatory factor: MDVVDESEALQRFFEGHDITSSLEPANIDTSILEEYISKEDDSTDICFSEVHSAPGPNYSSPQAGVSSSGGLVCGLSPPIPLRQGGLPPGPPNCQNTYPPGPSLGLRHNYPCLGQQQQQQQQHQQQQQQHQQQQQQQQQQQQAHLKPEHRGLYAPGTLPESPPDSSSEPYSPQQVNDPHMIRTMTPENMCHMTPTPPIHYTSIHRDMYPKPESMISQYPIGPATSGGGDMQQTQMLHHLLQHPQGQDGIPAHQAKKRKHSDSPNSTLNSQILTGIIKQEPGLMQDADNGYMDPNYQCIKWQPHLQNKWTPLYDANCKELPMPTYRVDADKGFNFSLSDDAFVCQKKNHFQVTVYVGMLGDPKYIKTSDGLQPIDCFYLKLNGVKVEAINQSISVEQSQSDRSKRPFKPVLITLPSEQVTKVTVGRLHFSETTANNMRKKGKPNPDQRYFMLVVALNAQSHSQTYTVAAQASERIIVRASNPGQFESDNEVLWQRGQLSDSVYHHGRVGINTDRPDEALVIHGNLKVMGSVVHPSDIRAKENVQEVDTTGNLKRISQMRLVHYQFKPEFAASVGIETTAETGVIAQDVQQILPEAVKEGGDIVFANGERIPKLLVVNKDRIFMENVGAVKELCKLTDNLETRIDELERWSRKLAKLRRLDSMKSTVSGGTVSQSGSYFSRTGSGPLKKKTVPPGSKSSLPDQGCISQKFMQGTILALVIVMAFSVISMSVLYVLTLHHRGDATDGSRAVLGSSRKSASLSSTPAPGCCSTPVTNNQSTTDLTLSNNQSTTDLGSLAPTPGIISKKAKSRAMDKDGHTRNRLSHTSAPLYFAKSKRPAPTDLGSAGSTNRLPGGQPVPRRQRSLHTKEGRSAPSLTSLHIVETNQEITAQSCATPKSCSYTISLHGKRNSSTSQITLYMTSIKNVWVQQCGATKGRLCPNHTEAELYRGQPTSTKGTRHLWSVPVLSFQDITYHFRVSLSSEVSCATEGETSSYSDYHFIIQSSCV, translated from the exons ATGGACGTGGTAGATGAATCAGAAGCGTTACAGAGGTTTTTTGAAG GTCATGATATTACCAGTTCTCTGGAGCCAGCCAACATCGACACCAGTATCCTGGAAGAGTACATCAGCAAGGAGGACGATAGCACTGACAT ctgTTTCTCAGAGGTCCACAGCGCCCCGGGACCAAATTACTCATCTCCCCAGGCAGGAGTGTCCTCCTCTGGGGGGTTGGTGTGTGGTTTGAGCCCCCCTATCCCACTACGCCAAGGAGGCCTTCCGCCTGGGCCCCCCAACTGTCAGAACACCTACCCCCCAGGTCCATCCCTGGGCCTCCGACACAACTATCCCTGCctgggacagcagcagcagcagcagcagcagcatcaacagcaacagcagcagcatcaacagcaacagcagcagcagcagcaacagcagcaggcaCACCTCAAGCCCGAGCACAGGGGCCTCTACGCTCCAGG GACACTACCCGAGTCCCCCCCAGACTCCAGCTCAGAGCCGTACTCTCCACAGCAGGTGAATG ATCCTCACATGATCAGGACCATGACACCAGAAAACATGTGTCACATGACCCCAACGCCACCAATCCACTATACGAGCATTCATCGGGACATGTACCCCAAGCCCGAGTCCATGATATCGCAGTATCCCATTGGCCCGGCCACGAGTGGAGGTGGAGACATGCAGCAGACGCAGATGCTCCATCACTTGCTGCAGCATCCTCAGGGGCAAGA TGGCATCCCTGCTCACCAGGCCAAGAAGAGGAAGCACTCCGACTCTCCCAACAGCACCCTCAATTCCCAAATCCTCACAGGTATCATCAAGCAAGAACCAG GTTTAATGCAGGATGCAGACAACGGCTACATGGACCCAAACTATCAGTGCATCAAGTGGCAACCTCACCTGCAGAACAAGTGGACACCGCTCTATGACGCAAACTGCAAAGAGCT TCCGATGCCAACCTATCGCGTTGACGCAGACAAGGGTTTCAACTTCTCCCTGTCTGACGACGCCTTTGTTTGCCAGAAGAAGAACCACTTCCAGGTCACAGTGTACGTAGGCATGCTGGGCGACCCCAAGTACATCAAGACCAGTGATGGCCTGCAGCCCATCGACTGCTTCTATCTCAAACTCAACGGGGTGAAG GTGGAGGCCATAAATCAGTCCATCAGTGTGGAGCAGTCACAATCTGACCGCAGCAAGAGACCGTTCAAGCCAGTGCT CATCACCTTGCCATCAGAGCAGGTCACAAAGGTCACAGTGGGGCGGCTCCACTTCAGTGAGACCACGGCCAATAACATGAGGAAGAAGGGCAAACCAAACCCTGACCAGAG GTATTTCATGCTGGTGGTGGCGCTGAACGCTCAGTCCCACAGTCAGACCTACACTGTGGCTGCTCAAGCGTCTGAGAGGATCATCGTCAGG GCCTCGAACCCAGGCCAGTTTGAAAGTGACAACGAGGTGCTGTGGCAGCGCGGACAACTATCAGACTCCGTCTACCACCACGGGAGAGTCGGCATCAACACCGACAGGCCCGATGAGGCCCTCGTTATCCACGGCAACCTGAAGGTCATGGGCTCTGTGGTGCACCCGTCTGACATCAGGGCCAAAGAGAATGTCCAGGAG GTCGACACCACAGGCAATTTGAAACGGATCTCTCAGATGAGGCTGGTCCATTATCAGTTCAAGCCCGAGTTTGCTGCCAGCGTGGGCATAGAGACTACTGCAGAGACCG GAGTGATCGCTCAAGACGTCCAGCAAATCCTGCCTGAAGCCGTGAAGGAGGGGGGTGACATAGTGTTCGCCAATGGAGAAAGGATCCCCAAACTGTTAGTTGTTAACAAG GATCGCATCTTCATGGAGAACGTGGGGGCGGTGAAGGAGCTTTGTAAGCTGACGGACAACCTGGAGACGCGCATAGACGAACTGGAGCGCTGGAGTCGCAAGCTGGCGAAGCTGCGTCGTCTCGACAGCATGAAGAGCACCGTGAGTGGAGGCACTGTCAG CCAATCAGGAAGCTATTTTAGCCGGACAGGAAGTGGCCCGCTCAAGAAGAAGACGGTCCCACCTGGGAGCAAG AGCTCGCTTCCAGATCAGGGCTGCATCAGTCAGAAATTCATGCAGGGCACCATCCTGGCCCTGGTCATTGTCATGGCCTTCAG TGTCATTTCCATGTCTGTTCTTTATGTGCTGACTCTTCACCACAGAGGAGACGCCACAGATGG GTCCAGGGCAGTACTGGGATCTTCACGCAAGAGTGCATCACTGTCCAGCACTCCTGCACCTG GTTGCTGTTCAACCCCAGTCACAAACAACCAATCAACCACAGATCTGACATTGAGTAACAACCAATCCACAACAG ATTTAGGCAGCCTGGCTCCCACACCAGGCATTATCAGCAAGAAGGCCAAGTCCAGAGCGATGGACAAGGACGGCCACACTAGAAACCGCCTGAGTCACACCTCAGCACCTTTGTACTTCGCCAAGTCCAAAAGGCCGGCACCGACCGACCTGGGCAGCGCAGGGTCCACCAACCGTCTGCCCGGCGGTCAGCCAGTGCCACGTAGACAGCGCAGCCTACACACAAAGG AAGGAAGGTCAGCTCCCTCTCTGACCAGTCTACATATTGTGGAAACGAACCAAGAGATCACGGCGCAGAGCTGTGCAACACCCAAGAGCTGCAG CTACACCATATCACTCCACGGAAAAAGAAATTCCTCCACTTCACAAATTACTTTGTACATGAC GTCCATAAAGAACGTGTGGGTTCAACAATGTGGAGCCACCAAGGGACGGTTATGCCCCAACcacacagaggcagagctcTACAGGGGTCAGCCTACATCAACAAAG GGGACTCGTCACCTGTGGTCAGTGCCTGTGCTGTCCTTCCAGGACATCACCTACCACTTCcgtgtctccctgtct AGTGAAGTGAGTTGTGCCACTGAAGGAGAAACCTCATCGTACTCTGACTACCATTTTATCATccagagcagctgtgtgtga